In Pygocentrus nattereri isolate fPygNat1 chromosome 30, fPygNat1.pri, whole genome shotgun sequence, the following proteins share a genomic window:
- the tab1 gene encoding TGF-beta-activated kinase 1 and MAP3K7-binding protein 1: MAAQRRTLIHSHQSWTDDLPLCQLCGVGAAPNCVYGPDGKSTQSHPNEDCHFRFSTDCCFLYGVFNGYDGSRVANFVSQCLTAELLLGQLNFTHSDPDIRRILTQAFDVVEKSYFETIDDALAEKANLQAQLPEGVPFHQLPPQFHKIAERLKALEQEVSGGATAVVALILNNKLYIANVGTNRALLCKCTPDRQNQVIQIGRAHTTDNEEELARLTQLGLDPARLRQTGLITGQSSLRRIGDYKVKFSYTDIDVLSAAKSKPIIAEPEIHGGQTLEGVTGFLLLMSEGLIRALEAAHGPEQANQEMVAMVAAELAQQSSLEAVAQSVVERVKRLHHDAYASGRQRAPHCSRHEDMTLLIRTINYPLSDGSLTPTQGGRIYPVSVPYSNSQSTSKTSVTLSLVMPCQGTLTNGTNTASTLEGGTPTPGQSPTATLQSTNTQTQSSSSSSGDGSLFRQRGSQAAQPDETGRVPPYVDFTQFYRMWGTEHSEGPGQGVLGPQ, translated from the exons ATGGCGGCCCAGCGGAGGACTCTGATCCACAGT CACCAGAGCTGGACTGATGACCTACCattgtgtcagctgtgtggCGTGGGAGCGGCCCCGAACTGTGTGTATGGGCCGGATGGCAAAAGCACCCAGAGCCACCCCAATGAGGACTGCCACTTCCGCTTTAG TACGGATTGCTGTTTCTTGTATGGAGTGTTTAATGGTTATGACGGCAGCCGTGTGGCCAATTTCGTATCCCAGTGTCTGACTGCAGAGCTATTACTGGGTCAGCTCAACTTCACCCACTCTGATCCTGATATCCGACGCATCCTCACTCAG GCTTTTGATGTGGTGGAGAAAAGTTACTTTGAGACCATAGATGACGCACTGGCAGAAAAGGCCAACCTGCAGGCACAACTTCCTGAG GGGGTGCCGTTTCACCAACTGCCTCCTCAGTTTCACAAGATCGCAGAGCGGCTGAAGGCTCTAGAGCAGGAGGTGTCTGGAGGAGCCACAGCAGTTGTTGCCCTCATCCTAAACAACAAGCTGTACATCGCTAATGTGG GTACCAATCGTGCTCTGCTCTGCAAATGTACCCCTGATCGGCAGAATCAGGTTATTCAGATTGGACGCGCTCACACAACCGACAACGAGGAGGAGCTTGCAAGACTGACCCAGCTGG gtcTGGACCCGGCTCGGTTGAGACAGACAGGACTAATAACAGGTCAGAGCAGCCTGAGGAGGATTGGAGACTATAAGGTCAAATTCAGCTACACAGATATCGATGTGCTGAG TGCGGCCAAGAGTAAGCCAATCATCGCAGAGCCTGAGATTCACGGCGGCCAGACGTTGGAGGGCGTGACAGGCTTTCTGTTGCTGATGTCAGAAGGGCTCATTAGGGCCCTCGAGGCTGCCCACGGCCCTGAGCAGGCCAATCAG GAGATGGTTGCCATGGTGGCAGCAGAGCTGGCCCAGCAGAGCAGTCTGGAGGCAGTGGCCCAGTCAGTGGTGGAGCGCGTTAAGCGGCTTCATCATGACGCCTACGCCAGTGGCAGACAGAGAGCACCGCACTGCTCCCGACACGAGGACATGACCCTCCTCATACGCACCATTAATTACCCTCTATCAGACGGCTCACTCACGCCCACTCAGG GTGGCCGAATTTACCCAGTCTCTGTGCCCTACTCCAACAGTCAGAGCACTAGTAAGACCAGTGTGACCCTCTCTCTGGTCATGCCCTGTCAAGGCACACTCACTAATGGAACCAACACCGCCTCCACCCTCGAAGGAGGCACTCCAACGCCAGG GCAGAGTCCCACAGCCACGCTGCAGTCCACCAACACACAGACGCagagctccagctccagctcaggCGACGGCAGCCTCTTCCGCCAGCGGGGCAGCCAGGCAGCACAACCGGACGAGACAGGCCGTGTGCCGCCATACGTGGACTTCACTCAGTTCTACCGGATGTGGGGGACTGAACACAGTGAGGGTCCAGGGCAGGGTGTGCTGGGACCCCAgtga